A genomic segment from Conger conger chromosome 2, fConCon1.1, whole genome shotgun sequence encodes:
- the npb gene encoding neuropeptide B — MLAMERSVRFALVLVAVSMLISHHPTDAWYKQATGPSYYSVGRASGLLSGIRRSPYARRSEPESVLDSGETPANSVLPDLGNRQTSILKTMAICVKDISPNLQSCELVQDGSSTFQCKADVLLSLDSQDCAGV, encoded by the exons ATGTTAGCCATGGAGAGATCCGTCAGATTCGCATTAGTGCTGGTGGCCGTCTCCATGCTGATTTCGCACCATCCTACAGACGCGTGGTACAAGCAGGCGACCGGTCCAAGCTACTACTCTGTCGGCAGGGCGTCGGGTTTGCTGTCTGGCATCCGAAGATCACCCTACGCCCGGAGATCCGAGCCCGAATCGGTGCTGGACAGCGGCGAAACACCTGCAAACAGCGTCCTCCCCGACCTGGGAAATCGACAGACCTCAATCCTGAAAACGATG GCGATTTGCGTGAAAGACATTTCGCCCAATCTTCAGAGCTGCGAACTCGTGCAGGACGGCTCGAGCACGTTCCAGTGCAAAGCGGATGTGCTCCTCTCGCTCGACTCACAAGACTGCGCAGGCGTCTGA